A genomic region of Zalophus californianus isolate mZalCal1 chromosome 1, mZalCal1.pri.v2, whole genome shotgun sequence contains the following coding sequences:
- the LOC118357278 gene encoding RWD domain-containing protein 1, giving the protein MTDYGEEQRNELEALESIYPDSFTVLSENPPSFTITVTSEAGENDETVQTTLKFTYSEKYPDEAPLYEIFSQENLEDNDVSDILKLLALQAEENLGMVMIFTLVTAVQEKLNEIVDQIKTRREEEKKQKEKEAEEAEKQLFHGTPVTIENFLSWKAKFDAELLEIKKKRMKEEEQAGKNKLSGKQLFETDHNLDTSDIQFLEDAGNSVEVDESLFQEMDDVELDDDEDGPDCNPADPDSDLTD; this is encoded by the coding sequence ATGACAGATTACGGCGAGGAGCAGCGCAACGAGCTGGAGGCTCTGGAGTCCATTTACCCCGACTCCTTCACAGTATTATCAGAAAATCCACCCAGTTTCACCATTACTGTGACATCTGAGGCTGGAGAAAATGATGAAACTGTCCAGACTACCCTCAAGTTTACATACAGTGAAAAATACCCAGATGAAGCTCCTCTTTATGAAATATTCTCCCAGGAAAATCTAGAAGATAATGATGTCTCagacattttaaaactattagcATTACAGGCAGAAGAAAACCTTGGTATGGTGATGATCTTTACTTTAGTGACAGCTGTGcaagaaaaactaaatgaaatagtagatcaaataaaaactagaagagaagaagaaaagaaacaaaaagaaaaagaggcagaggaagcTGAAAAGCAATTATTTCATGGCACTCCTGTTACAATCGAGAATTTCTTAAGTTGGAAGGCCAAGTTTGATGCAGaactcttggaaattaaaaagaaacgaatgaaagaagaagaacaagcaggaaaaaataaattaagtgggAAACAGCTCTTTGAAACAGATCATAATCTTGACACATCTGATATCCAGTTTTTGGAAGATGctggaaacagtgtggaggtagATGAATCTCTGTTCCAGGAAATGGATGACGTGGAGCTAGACGACGATGAGGACGGCCCTGACTGTAACCCTGCTGACCCGGACAGTGATCTGACCGACTAA
- the CNN1 gene encoding calponin-1 isoform X1 translates to MSSAHFNRGPAYGLSAEVKNKLAQKYDHQREQELREWIEGVTGRRIGNNFMDGLKDGIILCEFINKLQPGSVKKVNESTQNWHQLENIGNFIKAITKYGVKPHDIFEANDLFENTNHTQVQSTLLALASMAKTKGNKVNVGVKYAEKQERKFEPEKLREGRNIIGLQMGTNKFASQQGMTAYGTRRHLYDPKLGTDQPLDQATISLQMGTNKGASQAGMTAPGTKRQIFEPGLGMEHCDTLNVSLQMGSNKGASQRGMTVYGLPRQVYDPKYCLTPEYPELGEPTHNHHAHNYYNSA, encoded by the exons ATGTCCTCTGCTCACTTCAACCGGGGCCCCGCCTATGGCTTGTCGGCTGAGGTCAAGAACAAG ctggccCAGAAGTATGACCACCAGCGGGAGCAGGAGCTTCGAGAGTGGATCGAGGGGGTGACAGGGCGCCGCATTGGGAACAACTTCATGGATGGCCTCAAAGATGGCATCATTCTTTGCGA GTTCATCAATAAGCTCCAGCCAGGCTCCGTGAAGAAGGTCAACGAGTCGACCCAAAATTGGCACCAG CTGGAAAACATCGGCAACTTCATCAAGGCCATCACTAAGTATGGGGTGAAGCCCCACGACATTTTTGAGGCCAACGACCTGTTTGAGAACACCAACCACACCCAGGTGCAGTCCACCCTCCTGGCCCTGGCCAGCATG GCCAAGACGAAAGGGAATAAGGTGAACGTAGGGGTGAAGTACGCAGAGAAGCAGGAACGGAAATTTGAGCCAGAGAAGCTAAGAGAAGGGCGGAACATCATCGGGCTGCAG ATGGGCACCAACAAGTTTGCCAGCCAGCAGGGCATGACGGCCTATGGCACCCGGCGTCACCTCTACGACCCCAAGCTGGGCACGGACCAGCCCCTGGACCAGGCCACCATCAGCCTGCAGATGGGCACCAACaagggagccagccag GCCGGCATGACTGCACCCGGGACCAAGCGACAGATCTTCGAGccagggctgggcatggagcacTGTGACACACTCAACGTCAGCCTGCAGATGGGCAGCAACAAGGGGGCCTCACAGCGGGGCATGACAGTGTATGGGCTGCCACGCCAGGTCTATGACCCCAAGTACTGCCTGACGCCCGAGTACCCGGAGCTGGGCGAGCCCACCCACAACCACCACGCGCACAACTACTACAACTCTGCCTAG
- the CNN1 gene encoding calponin-1 isoform X2: protein MDGLKDGIILCEFINKLQPGSVKKVNESTQNWHQLENIGNFIKAITKYGVKPHDIFEANDLFENTNHTQVQSTLLALASMAKTKGNKVNVGVKYAEKQERKFEPEKLREGRNIIGLQMGTNKFASQQGMTAYGTRRHLYDPKLGTDQPLDQATISLQMGTNKGASQAGMTAPGTKRQIFEPGLGMEHCDTLNVSLQMGSNKGASQRGMTVYGLPRQVYDPKYCLTPEYPELGEPTHNHHAHNYYNSA, encoded by the exons ATGGATGGCCTCAAAGATGGCATCATTCTTTGCGA GTTCATCAATAAGCTCCAGCCAGGCTCCGTGAAGAAGGTCAACGAGTCGACCCAAAATTGGCACCAG CTGGAAAACATCGGCAACTTCATCAAGGCCATCACTAAGTATGGGGTGAAGCCCCACGACATTTTTGAGGCCAACGACCTGTTTGAGAACACCAACCACACCCAGGTGCAGTCCACCCTCCTGGCCCTGGCCAGCATG GCCAAGACGAAAGGGAATAAGGTGAACGTAGGGGTGAAGTACGCAGAGAAGCAGGAACGGAAATTTGAGCCAGAGAAGCTAAGAGAAGGGCGGAACATCATCGGGCTGCAG ATGGGCACCAACAAGTTTGCCAGCCAGCAGGGCATGACGGCCTATGGCACCCGGCGTCACCTCTACGACCCCAAGCTGGGCACGGACCAGCCCCTGGACCAGGCCACCATCAGCCTGCAGATGGGCACCAACaagggagccagccag GCCGGCATGACTGCACCCGGGACCAAGCGACAGATCTTCGAGccagggctgggcatggagcacTGTGACACACTCAACGTCAGCCTGCAGATGGGCAGCAACAAGGGGGCCTCACAGCGGGGCATGACAGTGTATGGGCTGCCACGCCAGGTCTATGACCCCAAGTACTGCCTGACGCCCGAGTACCCGGAGCTGGGCGAGCCCACCCACAACCACCACGCGCACAACTACTACAACTCTGCCTAG
- the ELOF1 gene encoding transcription elongation factor 1 homolog isoform X1: protein MGRRKSKRKPPPKKKMTGTLETQFTCPFCNHEKSCDVKMDRARNTGVISCTVCLEEFQTPITCILGKPGFSWKSQCLDILGKTRPAEAASGPSSLLTHLTSTLPI, encoded by the exons ATGGGGCGCAGAAAATCGAAACGGAAGccaccccccaaaaagaagaTGACCGGCACCCTAGAGACCCAGTTCACCTGCCCCTTCTGCAACCACGAGAAGTCTTGTGACGTAAAAAT GGATCGTGCCCGCAACACCGGAGTCATCTCCTGTACCGTGTGCCTAGAGGAATTCCAGACACCCATCACATGTATCCTTGGGAAGCCGGGCTTTTCCTGgaag AGCCAGTGTTTGGACATTCTGGGCAAGACAAGGCCAGCAGAGGCTGCCTCAGGACCCTCCAGCCTCCTCACCCACCTCACCAGCACCTTGCCCATTTGA
- the ELOF1 gene encoding transcription elongation factor 1 homolog isoform X2, producing the protein MGRRKSKRKPPPKKKMTGTLETQFTCPFCNHEKSCDVKMDRARNTGVISCTVCLEEFQTPITYLSEPVDVYSDWIDACEAANQ; encoded by the exons ATGGGGCGCAGAAAATCGAAACGGAAGccaccccccaaaaagaagaTGACCGGCACCCTAGAGACCCAGTTCACCTGCCCCTTCTGCAACCACGAGAAGTCTTGTGACGTAAAAAT GGATCGTGCCCGCAACACCGGAGTCATCTCCTGTACCGTGTGCCTAGAGGAATTCCAGACACCCATCACAT ATCTGTCAGAACCAGTGGACGTGTACAGCGATTGGATAGATGCCTGCGAGGCCGCCAATCAGTAG
- the ACP5 gene encoding tartrate-resistant acid phosphatase type 5: MDTQTVLLILQALLVLPLADGANPVLRFVALGDWGGVPNAPFYTARETANAKEIARTVQILGADFILSLGDNFYFTGVQDANDKRFRETFEDVFSASSLRNVPWYVLAGNHDHLGNVSAQIAYSRISQRWNFPSPYYRLRFKVPRSNVSVAIFMLDTVTLCGNSDDFLSQQPERPRDPVLARTQLAWLKKQLVAAKEDYVLVAGHYPVWSIAEHGPTHCLVKQLMPLLATYKVTAYLCGHDHNLQYLQDENGVGYVLSGAGNFMDPSKKHLRKVPNGYLRFHYGAEDSLGGFAYVEISPKEMSVTYIEASGKSLFKTRLPRRARPEHPRIHHSKA; the protein is encoded by the exons ATGGACACACAGACTGTGCTGCTCATCCTTCAAGCCTTGCTGGTGCTCCCCCTGGCTGACGGAGCCAACCCCGTCCTGCGCTTTGTGGCTCTGGGTGACTGGGGAGGAGTCCCCAATGCCCCGTTCTACACCGCCCGGGAGACGGCCAATGCCAAGGAGATTGCCAGGACCGTGCAGATCCTTGGCGCAGACTTCATCCTGTCCCTGGGGGACAATTTCTACTTCACTGGTGTGCAGGATGCCAATGACAAGAGGTTTCGG GAGACCTTCGAGGATgtgttctctgcctcctccctccgcAACGTGCCCTGGTACGTGCTGGCTGGCAACCACGACCACTTGGGGAACGTCTCAGCACAGATAGCCTACTCCAGGATCTCTCAGCGTTG GAACTTCCCCAGCCCTTACTACCGTCTGCGCTTCAAAGTCCCACGGTCCAATGTGTCCGTGGCCATCTTCATGCTGGACACGGTGACGCTGTGTGGCAACTCAGATGACTTCCTGAGCCAGCAGCCCGAAAGGCCCCGTGACCCGGTGCTGGCCCGCACACAGCTGGCCTGGCTCAAGAAGCAACTGGTGGCGGCCAAGGAGGACTACGTGCTGGTGGCCGGCCACTACCCCGTGTGGTCCATCGCCGAGCACGGGCCCACCCACTGCCTGGTCAAGCAACTGATGCCACTGCTGGCCACGTACAAGGTCACCGCCTACCTGTGTGGCCACGATCACAACCTGCAG TACCTTCAGGATGAGAATGGTGTGGGCTACGTGCTGAGCGGGGCCGGAAACTTCATGGACCCTTCGAAAAAGCATCTGCGCAAGGTTCCCAACGGCTACCTGCGCTTCCACTACGGGGCCGAGGACTCGCTGGGTGGCTTTGCCTACGTGGAGATCAGCCCCAAAGAGATGAGCGTCACTTACATCGAAGCCTCGGGCAAGTCCCTCTTCAAGACCAGACTGCCAAGGCGAGCCAGGCCCGAGCACCCACGAATACACCACTCTAAGGCCTGA